The window TGCCAGGATGAGGGGTGTTATATATAGTAAGAACAAGTATCTTAATTTCATCAGTCGTTAATTTAACGGCGTTACATTGGTAAAGGTGTGGATCATGAGACCATCTGCGTTGGTGTTGATGGTGATGGCAGCACGGGTTCTGTCTAACGATCCCTTCATTTTCCAGAGGTGATCCCACTGACTCCAGTTGAACTCATAGAGGGCATAGAAGCTCAACGGCTCACCACCGACCGGACGTTCAGGACTTACACTGTCGTGACGTCCCCAGCACATCTCGGCACCGTTCACGTTGGCAATGAAGTAGTACCGCTCTTCGGTCCAGCCCAGCCAGCTTGGGGGATTGGTCTCGGGTCTGGAGGGATCGATGAATACGATCTGGCCTGCACCCTCAAAGATTCCGTTGCCCTTGTACTCGAGAACGGCGATATTTTCGAATGTGGCTCCCCAGATGCAGCGTACGCTTCTGCCGATCCTGTCGGTAGTCATCTTCATCGTGTTGAAGTCTACGGTCAGCCTCACCACTTCGCTGTATGACCCCATGGTGGTTGAACCGTTGCCTTCCCGAAGTTTGGCGGTCTCGTCTATATAATAGGTGAATGCCTCGCCACTGGTGGCCGATCTGAACTGAATCTCTCCTGCCGAGATGGTGGTGTAGATCTGGAACAGGCCATCCTCCACCTTGCGGAAGGGAATACCACCCTGACCGTTGTTTTCGGTTGATGATCCATACAGGAACAACTGGCTGGGTATATTGTCGATACCTTCACCGCGGGTCACCGTAATTGCGGACTGGATATCGGATTCTTTCAATACGCCTCCTTTCGAAGCCCGGACCGTCCAGATCAGCTTCCCGGTTTCCTGGGGAAGAATGCCGGCATTCCGTGCAATCGTGTTCAATGCTGCATGAGTCAGCGTTAACCGAGGCAATGCACCCTGATCACTTTTCAAAGATACTAAAGGATTTGAGAAATCACCACCTTCCTTGTCAAATAATACTTCATACAATACAATTCCACCGTCGGCAGCTCCACCTCCTGTCCATGAGAGGACGACCGGTTCGGCGGAAGTTATATCAAGCTGTATGGCTGTAGGAGAATCCAGGTGAGTGGGCAACTGGAAATCCACGTTCAATTCGTATTTCTCCTGACAGCCGACCAGGATCAGGAGGGATAATATGATATTTGCTATTTTTTTCATCGCACACTATAATTAACAGGTTGTTATTACCAATTTGCATTTTGTTCAAGGTTGGGATTGAGGTCCCGCTCAGCCTGGGGTATAGGCCAGAGGTAGTGCTTGTTCGGGTCGAACGAGCGGTTTTCGATCCGGATATAGCCGTTATCGGCGTTGGTAACGTCACCGGTCTTGAAGCCGTGGCTCCATCCGTTCAGCACATCCTGAGCAATTCTCCAGCGGAAGATATCGATATGCCTGTGGCCTTCCAGTGCAAGTTCCGAGCGACGTTCGTTCCGTACGATCTGGACAAGCTCTTCACGGCTTGCACCTGCAGGGAAATCTAAAGCAGAGGAGAGAGTGAATCCGGCACGTTCACGGATCGGCCTGATGGTCCTGTTCCATGCCGCACTGTTCAGTTCTCCAAGTTCAGCAAGCGCTTCCGCATTCATCAACAGAATATCGGCATACCTGATCAGGATCGGGTTGAGACCCGACTGCAGGCTGGCACGGTAGCTGTTGTCCCAATATTTCTTGATATAGTATCCGGTTGCCGTACAGTCGGACGAATAGCCGAAGCCATCCCGGTTGGCACCCGGTTCGCAGTTGATCGTCACTTCGCTGCCATCACTCATCCGGTAGCTATTGCCGGTGTAGATCACTGTAGCCTTCAGACGCGGGTCGCGGTTGTCATAGGGTTTGTTCTCGTCGTATAGATCCGACTCCTGGATGGTTTTTCCATCAAGCATGATGTAGTTGTCCACCAGCGACTGCAGGGGCGAGAGCTGGGAGTATCCACCCAGCGAGGGGGGCAGGAAGGAGTACATGATGCGGTGTTCACGGCTCACCGGCCTGTACTGCAGGTCGAGAATCACCTCAGAATTGTATTCGTTGGCAATTTCAAAGAGACCCGAATATGAGGGGAAGAGGGTGAAGTCTCCATCGTTCATGATCATGTTGGTGATATTCTTCACCTGCGCCCAGTTTCCTTCGAAGAGATAGATCTTTGCCATGAGCGACAAGGCGGCCCAACGGGTAATCCGTCCCTTGTTGTTGGCATCATAAGTGGTCGGAAGCGAATTGTCAGACACCACCTCATTCAGGTCGGCCAAGATATTTGCAACCACTTCAGCCTTGGGAGTCCGCTTGATCGTACGGCTCTCCTCGATCGAGAGCACCTTGGTTGAATAGGGCACATCACCGAATTTGGTGTAGAGTTCATAGTAGTGGTAGGCACGGATCACCTTGGCCTCGCCGATATACCGACTCTTCAGTGCCGGATCGAGATCCTTTACACGGTCGATATTCTCGAGCAGCTGGTTGCAGGTCCTGATGCCGGTGTAACGGTTGTTCCAGACATTCCTCACATAGTTATCCGCAGTGGAATATGAACCGTTGCCGATATTCTGCGTGTAGTCGTTCGGCTGCTTGGTGTATGCATTGTCTGTCATCGCTTCGCTATAGAGCAGCTCATCGATGCTGCCCAGGTAGAGGTAGCAGCTGTTCAGCGCCTTCAAGGCAGCTTCTTTATCTTCTTCCCAAAAGGTCAGATCCGATTCCCTATCATACGGTGCCGTATCAAGATCGACACAGGCGGACATTTGGATCAAAAGCAGGGCCGACAAGGCCAGTAGTTTTATATATGTTTTCATTATAATATCTAATTAGAATTTAATATTTAATCCAACAGAATAAACGCTGGTAACCGGGTAGGCACGTCCACTGCCATCTGCCGTGTATTCGGGGTCATACCCACCCTTCATCTTGGTGAAGGTCAACGGGTTTTGAGCGCTGACGAAGAGATTCAGATAAGTAAGTCCCAGCGGCTGAATCACTTTGCGCGGCACGATATAACCGAACTGTATATTTTTCAGTCTGAGGTATTTGGCATCCTGGATCCAGAAATCAGATTTTGCAGCATTGTTTGCCGATTCACTTCCCATGGTGAGACGCGGATAGGTAGCATCCAGGTTGTTCGGAGTCCAACGGTCCATATGGAAATCGTGTACCGGACCTTCATTGTTGTTGTGGAACGCTTCAACCGATTCACCACGCATCCATTTGTTTCTTTTTCCTACACCCTGCATGAAGAGGGAGAAATAGAAATCCTTGTAGTTCACGCCATAGGTAAATCCGTAAGTGTACCTGGGGAAATCGTTTCCTACGATAAAGCGGTCATTGTCGGGATTGATCACACCGTCGCCATTCTTGTCGACATACCTGATATCACCCGGCTTCGGGGTAATTCCTTCCAGATGGGGTCCTTTGGCAACCTCTTCCTCGTTCTTGAAGAAACCGTCGGAACGGTAAGCGTAGTAGGAGAAGAGCGGATATCCCTCCTTGATGATGGTGTTGACATCGTAACCACCGATGATCTCGGTACCGTGGTTATCAACCACCTCATTGAAGCTGTCGGCAATATTTCCCCTGAAGTCGTGGGTAAACATGCCTGTCTTCAGGCGGTAGTTGAGTGAGAGCTCCCATCCTCTTGTCTCTACCGAGCTGGCATTCTGGATGGGTGAGCTAAATCCGTAGAGTCCCGGTACGGGAAGATTGACCAAAATATCTTTCGTCAGGTTGTTGAAGAGGTCGATGGTCACATTGAGATCGTTGTTCAGCAGACCAAAATCGAAACCGATGTTAGCCATCCGGGTGGTCTCCCACTTGATGTCGGGGTTGGCCGAAGAGAAGAGTGCAGTTTCGGCCAGCTTGTCGCCGAAGCTGATGTCGTTGGTAGTGGTTACGGTACGCATGTACTGATATGCTCCGATCCGGTTGTTACCTACCAGACCCCATGAACCCCTCACTTTCAACGACGGGATGTAGTCTGACATATCACTCCAGAAGTTCTCTTCCGATACGCGCCATCCTGCAGAGAAGGAGGGGAAGAGACCCGAACGGTTCCCTTTGGCAAAATAGGAGGAGTAGTCGTTCCGGATGTTCAGTTCGAGCAGATACTTTTCGCTGTAGTTGTATGTTGCCCTGGCAAAGCCGGAGTAGATGGACCAGTCGCCCGCGCCACCACTGTTGCTGACATTGGCACCGGAAAGGTCCCCCACAAAGATGTCAAACTTGCCGTCCTCGGTCAGCCTTGAGGTGGAGAACTGCCTGTCGGAAAATCCTTCATAGGCATATCCGATCAATCCCCCTACGGTGTGGTTGCCGAATGATTTGTTGTATGAAGCCAGCAAGTTGGTCGTAATGTTCTTCGAGCGATAGAACTGCTCAGTCAGCTTGTTCTCGGCATCGCCGGTTCCTTCAAATGCGACACGTTTCTCATGCATGTTGTTGTTCCAGACCCTGCCGCCGGTGCTTCCGATCAGTTTCAAGCCCTCGATGACCTCCCACTCAGCTTTCAGCGTGCCGAGAAGTTCATCGTTCACGTTACGGCGATAACCTCCATCCTGCAAACGTTGCAATCCGTTGGAATTACTGCCACTGGGGTAGTTGTAGCTTCCATCCTCCTTGTAAACGGGATAGATGGGCGGCATACGGTTTGCCTGCTCGATGATCCACTCTGTCCAGTAGGCATGCTCCTTGATATCGTTTCTTGCAAACTGCGAGGTGACGTAAAGGGTCAGGTTGGGTTTCACCTTGTGGGTAAGGTTCAAGCGACCGTTGTAGCGTTGATATCCGTAATCGGGGCCCTTGAACATGCTGTTCTGGTCGAGATAGCCGACAGAGGCCAGGTAGGAGAGCTGGTCGTTTCCTCCGGTCATCGAGAGGTTGTGCGAACTTTGCGGGGTATTGGTCTTGTAGAGTTCCCGTACCCAGTTCACATTGTAACCACCGTTACGGAATCCATCGATATCCTCGCGGGTGAATTTGGTCGGTCTGCCTGAATTTACGGCGGCTTCATTATAAAGCTCGGCGTAAATCCAGGAGTCCGCTATCCGGGGTAACATCGTTGGATTCTGAACACCGTACTGGAAGTCGTAATTGATCTCCACCTTGCCTGCAGCACCTTTCTTCGTTGTTACAAGAACAACACCGTTTGATGCGCGCGATCCGTAAATGGCGGTTGAAGATGCATCCTTCAGGATTGAGACGTTCTCGATATCTGCCGGATTGAGGTTGGCGAGCGATCCCTCAATTCCGTCGATGATGACCAGCGGGTCATTGTTGTTCATCGTGTTCAATCCACGGATATTGATGGCGGGTGCGCTACCCGGATTGGAAGATCCCTGCTGGATGATAAGTCCCGGCGTTGTTCCCTGCAATGCCTCAAGCGCATTGGAGATCAGCTTGCCTTCGAACTCCTTGGTCGATACCGACGAAACGGCACCGGTGAGATTGATCTTCCGCTGTGTTCCGTATCCGACGACAACCACATCCTGCAGCGCAACGACATCTGCCGTAAGCTCCACGTTGATAAATTGGCGTCCTTCAACTGGAACCTCCTTTGTTCCGTATCCGATATAGGATACTACCAGTGTACCGTTTGAAGCCACGTTCAGTGTAAAATTACCGTCGATATCGGTAGCAGTACCGCTGGATTGACCCTTGATCAGAATCGTGGCACCGATAACCGGTTCCCCGTCTGCCATTACATTCCCCTTCACCGTGATCGTTCCGGTCTGAGCGTGAATGTATGGTATCGATAACATACTTAGGTATAGTATGAGTAAAATACCTTTTGCCCGACTTTTCAGTTCGAGCAACGTGCTGTAAATCTTGTCAGATTGCACTGTTCTTGCTTTTTGTTGCGTCATAACATCAAGTGTTTGAATGAATTAATTACTTATTTTCAGGATTATAGATTATTTAATGC of the Petrimonas mucosa genome contains:
- a CDS encoding SusE domain-containing protein; this translates as MKKIANIILSLLILVGCQEKYELNVDFQLPTHLDSPTAIQLDITSAEPVVLSWTGGGAADGGIVLYEVLFDKEGGDFSNPLVSLKSDQGALPRLTLTHAALNTIARNAGILPQETGKLIWTVRASKGGVLKESDIQSAITVTRGEGIDNIPSQLFLYGSSTENNGQGGIPFRKVEDGLFQIYTTISAGEIQFRSATSGEAFTYYIDETAKLREGNGSTTMGSYSEVVRLTVDFNTMKMTTDRIGRSVRCIWGATFENIAVLEYKGNGIFEGAGQIVFIDPSRPETNPPSWLGWTEERYYFIANVNGAEMCWGRHDSVSPERPVGGEPLSFYALYEFNWSQWDHLWKMKGSLDRTRAAITINTNADGLMIHTFTNVTPLN
- a CDS encoding RagB/SusD family nutrient uptake outer membrane protein — translated: MKTYIKLLALSALLLIQMSACVDLDTAPYDRESDLTFWEEDKEAALKALNSCYLYLGSIDELLYSEAMTDNAYTKQPNDYTQNIGNGSYSTADNYVRNVWNNRYTGIRTCNQLLENIDRVKDLDPALKSRYIGEAKVIRAYHYYELYTKFGDVPYSTKVLSIEESRTIKRTPKAEVVANILADLNEVVSDNSLPTTYDANNKGRITRWAALSLMAKIYLFEGNWAQVKNITNMIMNDGDFTLFPSYSGLFEIANEYNSEVILDLQYRPVSREHRIMYSFLPPSLGGYSQLSPLQSLVDNYIMLDGKTIQESDLYDENKPYDNRDPRLKATVIYTGNSYRMSDGSEVTINCEPGANRDGFGYSSDCTATGYYIKKYWDNSYRASLQSGLNPILIRYADILLMNAEALAELGELNSAAWNRTIRPIRERAGFTLSSALDFPAGASREELVQIVRNERRSELALEGHRHIDIFRWRIAQDVLNGWSHGFKTGDVTNADNGYIRIENRSFDPNKHYLWPIPQAERDLNPNLEQNANW
- a CDS encoding SusC/RagA family TonB-linked outer membrane protein; its protein translation is MLSIPYIHAQTGTITVKGNVMADGEPVIGATILIKGQSSGTATDIDGNFTLNVASNGTLVVSYIGYGTKEVPVEGRQFINVELTADVVALQDVVVVGYGTQRKINLTGAVSSVSTKEFEGKLISNALEALQGTTPGLIIQQGSSNPGSAPAINIRGLNTMNNNDPLVIIDGIEGSLANLNPADIENVSILKDASSTAIYGSRASNGVVLVTTKKGAAGKVEINYDFQYGVQNPTMLPRIADSWIYAELYNEAAVNSGRPTKFTREDIDGFRNGGYNVNWVRELYKTNTPQSSHNLSMTGGNDQLSYLASVGYLDQNSMFKGPDYGYQRYNGRLNLTHKVKPNLTLYVTSQFARNDIKEHAYWTEWIIEQANRMPPIYPVYKEDGSYNYPSGSNSNGLQRLQDGGYRRNVNDELLGTLKAEWEVIEGLKLIGSTGGRVWNNNMHEKRVAFEGTGDAENKLTEQFYRSKNITTNLLASYNKSFGNHTVGGLIGYAYEGFSDRQFSTSRLTEDGKFDIFVGDLSGANVSNSGGAGDWSIYSGFARATYNYSEKYLLELNIRNDYSSYFAKGNRSGLFPSFSAGWRVSEENFWSDMSDYIPSLKVRGSWGLVGNNRIGAYQYMRTVTTTNDISFGDKLAETALFSSANPDIKWETTRMANIGFDFGLLNNDLNVTIDLFNNLTKDILVNLPVPGLYGFSSPIQNASSVETRGWELSLNYRLKTGMFTHDFRGNIADSFNEVVDNHGTEIIGGYDVNTIIKEGYPLFSYYAYRSDGFFKNEEEVAKGPHLEGITPKPGDIRYVDKNGDGVINPDNDRFIVGNDFPRYTYGFTYGVNYKDFYFSLFMQGVGKRNKWMRGESVEAFHNNNEGPVHDFHMDRWTPNNLDATYPRLTMGSESANNAAKSDFWIQDAKYLRLKNIQFGYIVPRKVIQPLGLTYLNLFVSAQNPLTFTKMKGGYDPEYTADGSGRAYPVTSVYSVGLNIKF